A stretch of Miscanthus floridulus cultivar M001 chromosome 13, ASM1932011v1, whole genome shotgun sequence DNA encodes these proteins:
- the LOC136502131 gene encoding protein CYSTEINE-RICH TRANSMEMBRANE MODULE 9-like yields MSYQAGYPPPGTAYPPPGQQQAYGAPPPPAYVAPPPAYPPTQDGGAYYGQQQQQTTSRGGDGFWKGCCAAICCCCVLDMCF; encoded by the exons ATGAGCTACCAAGCAGGCTATCCGCCGCCGGGCACCGCGTACCCGCCGCCGGGCCAGCAGCAGGCCTACGGCGCACCCCCGCCGCCGGCCTACGTTGCGCCACCGCCGGCGTACCCGCCGACCCAGGACGGCGGCGCGTACtacggccagcagcagcagcagaccacCAGCCGCGGTGGAGACGGTTTCTGGAAAGGATG CTGCGCggccatctgctgctgctgcgtccTCGACATGTGCTTCTGA